A stretch of the Marasmius oreades isolate 03SP1 chromosome 8, whole genome shotgun sequence genome encodes the following:
- a CDS encoding uncharacterized protein (BUSCO:EOG0926158Y) has translation MASMDLTSASFDDFNTQLQGLALKATRNSMLLPADISYHRSMDSSFSKDLDLFSSQVLSLANKLVSLAGTAELSGKGKGRLEDEDDIVDNFHPLVVDRMDQVLEKTDICLDDFLGRNKAPAIAVNPKAPTAMKKKTSSKGQLDPVIQHASHLPKPQLAFKSKPDHSDTLWRPSLSHKYNAQVPLGYQYHDSDFSIDGDTTLRLHPYRYEITHTLYPSHMFHQSTPISPQPFDSTTFKWVDTVAELTSMIEELRKTQEIAVDLEHHSYRSYSGFLCLMQISSRDQDWIIDLLTLREEMEVLNEVFTDPKIVKVLHGAESDVVWLQQDLNLYIVNLFDTFHASKVLGFPRHGLANLLEMYCDFIPDKRYQLADWRIRPLPEEMFDYARSDTHFLLYIYDNLRNALLDRARSMTMSDEPSMIASSSKIDPLHALVRDVLVRSEETALRVYEKEIYDAENGSGSSGWDTLARKWNKANLSNSVSAAVIPGMQREVYRRVHMWRDRIAREEDESTRYILPNHFIFQFAEQPPADMAALLRVFTSVPPVIRRRARELLDAIRQAVASQLQDETLPSTSSEETRKEELVLTEINEVVTDSTQEGLLWNSPHVSTTNNLVATKSSLFWPTTNVTRTRNSLIAKSSALFRKSKSPLSIPTSAQKRRFSEVLSRIHSSFVIVPSATTATKITINPDETVASASGDLDEHEGVLPASVQPEIPFIPASQRTKDQVMEDDNIVVVGQKKQRKRKRNATGVDGEPSRNESDTRKRKKTKSPVADGPTEIDGPFDFNSVPNVLDEPSPAVPIVRKGKAKTTKDKLFYGNFPAPPKAHSELRSANKSHTFK, from the exons ATGGCTTCCATGGACCTTACTTCTGCTTCCTTCGACGACTTTAACACGCAACTACAAGGTTTAGCATTGAAGGCCACACGAAACTCTATGCTTTTACCTGCAGATATCTCATATCACCGTTCAATGGACTCCAGTTTCTCGAAAGACTTGGACCTTTTCTCCTCGCAGGTGCTCTCGTTAGCGAACAAGCTTGTGTCATTGGCTGGGACTGCCGAACTGTCtgggaagggaaaagggagattagaagacgaagacgacatTGTCGATAACTTTCATCCCCTCGTAGTGGACCGCATGGATCAAGTGTTGGAGAAGACG GATATATGtttagatgactttctcggGCGAAACAAAGCACCAGCCATTGCAGTTAATCCGAAAGCCCCTACCGCCATGAAAAAG AAAACATCATCGAAAGGACAACTGGATCCCGTTATCCAACATGCCTCTCATCTTCCTAAACCTCAGCTTGCATTTAAGAGCAAACCTGATCATAGCGATACCCTGTGGCGCCCTTCTCTGTCTCACAAATATAACGCACAAGTTCCGTTGGGATATCAATACCACGATTCTGACTTCTCTATTGATGGGGATACTACTTT GAGGTTACACCCGTATAGATACGAAATTACTCATACTCTATATCCATCGCATATGTTTCATCAGTCGACACCCATATCTCCCCAACCTTTCGATTCCACAACCTTCAAATGGGTTGATACCGTCGCCGAGTTAACTTCGATGATTGAAGAACTACGAAAGACACAAGAAATAGCCGTGGACTTGGAACATCACAGCTACCGTTCATATAGCGGTTTCCTATGCTTGATGCAGATTAGCTCGAGAGACCAAGATTGGATTATAGACTTGCTTACGTTAAgagaggagatggaggtcttGAACGAAGTTTTTACGGATCCTAAGATCGTGAAG GTTTTACACGGTGCCGAAAGTGATGTCGTATGGTTGCAACAAGACCTCAATCTTTATATAGTAAACCTATTTGATACTTTCCATGCCTCAAAAGTCCTTG GTTTCCCCAGACACGGGCTTGCAAATCTTTTGGAAATGTATTGCGACTTCATCCCTGATAAACGTTACCAATTAGCGGATTGGCGGATCAG ACCCTTACCggaagagatgtttgattatgCCCGGTCTGATACACACTTCTTGTTGTATATTTACGACAACCTCCGGAATGCCTTACTGGATCGTGCTCGTTCGATGACAATGTCTGATGAACCGAGTATGATTGCCTCTTCATCCAAAATCGATCCTCTACATGCCCTTGTCAGAGATGTACTAGTTCGGTCGGAAGAGACGGCTCTTCGTGTTTATGAAAAGGAGATCTACGATGCCGAGAATGGGTCCGGTAGCTCCGGATGGGATACGTTAGCAAGGAAATGGAATAAGGCGAATCTATCCAATAGCGTGTCAGCAGCCGTGATTCCTGGCATGCAGAGAGAGGTTTACAGAAGAGTCCACATGTGGCGAGACCGGATCGCCAGGGAGGAGGATGAAAGCACACG TTACATTTTACCGAATCATTTCATCTTCCAGTTCGCTGAACAACCCCCCGCAGACATGGCGGCATTATTGCGGGTTTTTACCTCAGTTCCTCCTGTCATACGGCGTAGGGCTAGGGAACTTCTGGATGCAATTCGCCAGGCTGTTGCTTCCCAGCTTCAAGACGAAACCCTTccctccacttcttctgagGAAACACGCAAGGAGGAGCTGGTTTTGACTGAAATTAATGAAGTTGTTACGGACAGCACGCAAGAAGGTCTGTTGTGGAACAGTC CCCACGTATCGACGACCAATAATCTAGTTGCCACTAAATCGTCCCTGTTCTGGCCAACCACAAATGTTACGCGCACGCGAAACTCTCTCATCGCAAAGTCCAGTGCATTATTCAGGAAATCTAAGTCTCCTCTT AGCATCCCCACATCTGCGCAGAAACGTAGATTTAGTGAAGTCCTATCTCGCATTCATAGTTCGTTCGTTATTGTACCATCTGCAACTACTGCGACTAAG ATCACCATCAATCCGGATGAAACGGTAGCAAGTGCTTCAGGTGATCTTGATGAACACGAGGGTGTCTTGCCGGCTAGCGTACAAccagaaatccctttcattcCAGCTTCACAGCGCACGAAGGATCAAGTTATGGAAGACGACAACATAGTGGTCGTTGGACAAAAAAAGCAGAGAAAACGTAAACGAAACGCGACAGGAGTAGATGGGGAGCCGTCAAGAAACGAGTCAGACACgcggaaaagaaaaaagacgaAATCTCCCGTTGCCGACGGACCTACCGAAATCGATGGGCCCTTCGACTTCAACTCTGTACCCAACGTTTTAGACGAACCTTCCCCTGCGGTTCCCATTGTCAGGAAGGGAAAGGCGAAGACGACCAAAG ACAAGCTGTTTTACGGCAACTTCCCAGCGCCTCCCAAGGCTCATAGTGAACTCAGGAGTGCCAATAAATCGCATACGTTCAAGTAG
- a CDS encoding uncharacterized protein (MEROPS:MER0034665; CAZy:CE10) has protein sequence MAEYSHLSEIDSQIAPLVEALPRLVIDANSLPAIRQFSTEAFQKESKFEHLLPESSEYTVEDHEIDIGEGVKVLARSVTPTPRTGEDGKFPLLFWIHGGCFVLGSLHMDDHRLRIASVKLRLSIVNCQYRLAPEHPFPTAVDDVTTALKYVASHPDTFSASLNKGFLIGGQSAGANLAAVLSWIARDNPFFKDTPLTGQFLEVPTVIHPQAIPERYKSSLLSFEQNKDAPILPRELIDKFLEYYNPPPSDPRYSPLLLSSHKDLPPAFFQVCGMDPWRDEAFLYEKVLKEAGVPTRLEVYPGVPHGFQASFFNIKQAARLREDFNEGLKWLLEVGKPPS, from the exons ATGGCCGAATACTCTCATCTCTCCGAGATCGACTCACAGATCGCTCCTTTAGTTGAAGCTCTTCCACGGCTTGTAATTGACGCGAACTCACTCCCTGCTATCCGACAATTTTCTACAGAGGCTTTTCAGAAGGAGAGCAAGTTTGAGCACTTACTTCCGGAGA GTTCGGAATACACAGTTGAAGATCATGAAATCGACATCGGGGAAGGGGTTAAGGTGCTCGCGAGGTCTGTAACACCCACTCCACGGACTGGTGAAGATGGAAAATTCCCTCTGTTATTCTGGATCCACGGTGGAT GTTTTGTTCTAGGAAGTCTTCATATGGATGATCATCGGCTAAGGATTGCGAGCGTCAAACTACGCCTTTCAATAGTCAACTGCCAATATCG TTTGGCACCAGAACACCCTTTCCCAACTGCGGTTGATGATGTGACTACCGCTTTGAAATAT GTTGCTTCCCATCCGGACACTTTTTCCGCTTCGTTGAATAAAGGGTTCCTTATTGGAGGTCAATCTGCAGGCGCCAATTTGGCTGCGGTACTTTCTTGGATCGCTCGAGATAATCCCTTCTTCAAGGACACGCCACTAACCGGGCAGTTCTTAGAAGTTCCAACTGTGATTCACCCTCAGGCCATCCCGGAGAG GTATAAGTCGTCCCTCTTGTCCTTTGAACAGAACAAGGATGCACCGATATTACCTAGAGAGCTTATCGACAAGTTTTTGG AATATTACAACCCACCGCCATCAGACCCAAGATACTCTCCTCTCCTCTTGTCTTCACATAAAGATCTACCCCCTGCCTTCTTccaagtttgcggaatggaCCCTTGGCGCGACGAAGCCTTTTTATATGAGAAGGTGTTAAAGGAAGCGGGTGTTCCTACCAGACTTGAAGT GTACCCAGGTGTGCCTCACGGATTCCAAGCATCTTTCTTTAATATTAAGCAAGCTGCGAGATTGAGAGAGGACTTCAACGAAGGGTTGAAATGGCTCCTCGAAGTTGGAAAGCCGCCTTCTTAG